A genomic region of Salinibacter pepae contains the following coding sequences:
- a CDS encoding ribonucleotide-diphosphate reductase subunit beta has translation MSIFDERVNLKPYEYPHLLEFKTAIRQSYWVHDEFSFEGDVQDFRVNCTDAERSVIKKTMLAIAQVEVAVKTFWADIYDRLPVPEVGAVGMTFAESEVRHLDAYSHLLELLGLNDAFERIEEIPALIDRVEYLNSALEGTGSRDERAFAHSILLFSIFIEHVSLFSQFLIMLSFDKHEKRFKGVANAVEATSKEEQIHGLFGVELMNIIREEHPEWFGPAFEQEVRAACEEAYDAEQKVLDWIFADGELDFLPRPVVDAFLRDKFNESLKNVDVDPIFEVDPEHLGETRWFYEEILLTKGNDFFSKRSTSYSKMTQSVSGDDLF, from the coding sequence ATGAGCATCTTCGACGAGCGTGTCAACCTGAAGCCCTACGAGTACCCGCACCTGCTGGAGTTTAAGACGGCCATACGGCAGTCCTACTGGGTCCACGACGAGTTTAGCTTCGAAGGGGACGTGCAGGACTTCCGCGTCAACTGCACCGACGCCGAGCGCAGTGTCATCAAGAAAACGATGCTCGCGATTGCCCAGGTCGAGGTGGCGGTTAAGACCTTCTGGGCCGACATCTACGACCGCCTGCCGGTGCCGGAGGTCGGGGCCGTGGGGATGACCTTTGCCGAAAGCGAGGTGCGCCACCTGGATGCCTACTCGCACCTCTTGGAGCTGCTGGGCCTGAATGACGCGTTCGAGCGAATCGAGGAGATTCCGGCCCTCATCGACCGCGTCGAGTACCTGAACAGCGCCCTGGAGGGGACGGGCAGCCGCGACGAACGGGCCTTTGCCCACTCCATCCTGCTCTTCTCGATCTTCATCGAGCATGTCAGCCTCTTCAGCCAGTTTCTCATCATGCTCTCGTTCGACAAGCATGAGAAGCGGTTCAAGGGCGTGGCCAATGCCGTGGAGGCCACCTCGAAGGAGGAGCAGATCCACGGGCTCTTCGGCGTGGAGCTAATGAACATCATCCGCGAGGAGCACCCGGAGTGGTTCGGCCCGGCGTTCGAACAGGAGGTGCGGGCGGCCTGCGAGGAGGCATACGACGCCGAGCAGAAGGTGCTCGATTGGATCTTCGCGGACGGGGAGCTCGACTTCCTCCCGCGGCCGGTCGTGGATGCGTTCCTGCGCGACAAGTTCAACGAGTCGCTGAAGAACGTGGACGTCGACCCGATCTTCGAGGTCGACCCCGAGCACCTCGGCGAGACCCGCTGGTTCTACGAGGAGATCCTGCTCACGAAGGGCAACGACTTCTTCTCGAAGCGCTCGACCAGCTACTCGAAGATGACGCAGAGCGTGAGCGGAGACGATCTCTTCTAG
- a CDS encoding ribonucleoside-diphosphate reductase subunit alpha: protein MSTTTRSRSSTSADFGWLNDEARTFLRRGYLLEGTGPEDRVREIAEHAEGLLEMDGFADRFYEYMARGYYSLASPVWANFGLDRGLPISCFGSYIDDSMEAILDTHAEVGMMTKVGGGTSGYFGDVRPRGASITNNGTSNGTYPFAQLFDKIINVVSQGETRRGHFAGYIDIEHPDVEEWLNIQTEGDAIQTMMYGVVVGDDWMEAMIDGDSDKRALWAKVVESRMNLGIPYILFRGNVQDGRPQVYKDKGYDVHASNLCSEVLLPSGPDESFVCCLSSMNALHYDDWKDTDAVETLTQFLDAVMQEFIDGAKGMAHMDRAVRFAERHRAIGIGILGWHSYLQSNRIPFESAEASLTGAEIAKTIKERSYAASAELADRFGEPPVLEGYGRRNATTMAVAPTKSSSFILGQVSPSIEPIKSNYFVQDRAKMKVTYKNPHLKALLQEKGRDTDAVWDEIALRDGSVQHLDFLSDEEKDVFKTFSEISQMAIIDQAAGRQKHIDQSQSLNLAIDPGSTPVKDINRLYVEAWKKGVKSLYYQHGVNAAQSFSRDLLACKACEA from the coding sequence ATGTCCACCACGACCCGTTCCCGCTCCTCAACCTCCGCGGACTTCGGCTGGCTCAACGACGAGGCCCGCACCTTCCTCCGACGGGGGTATCTCCTGGAGGGCACCGGCCCGGAGGACCGCGTGCGAGAGATTGCCGAGCACGCCGAAGGCCTCCTCGAGATGGACGGCTTCGCCGACCGGTTCTACGAATACATGGCGCGCGGCTACTACTCGCTCGCATCGCCGGTCTGGGCGAACTTTGGGCTCGACCGCGGCCTGCCGATCTCCTGCTTCGGCTCCTACATCGACGACTCGATGGAGGCGATCCTCGACACCCACGCCGAGGTCGGCATGATGACCAAGGTGGGCGGGGGGACGAGCGGGTACTTCGGCGACGTCCGCCCGCGCGGCGCCTCCATCACGAACAACGGCACGTCGAACGGCACCTACCCGTTTGCCCAGCTCTTCGACAAAATCATCAACGTGGTGAGCCAGGGCGAGACGCGGCGCGGCCACTTCGCCGGGTACATCGACATCGAGCACCCCGACGTGGAGGAGTGGCTCAACATTCAGACCGAGGGCGACGCCATCCAGACGATGATGTACGGCGTTGTCGTGGGGGACGACTGGATGGAAGCGATGATTGATGGCGACTCGGACAAGCGGGCCCTCTGGGCAAAAGTGGTGGAGAGCCGAATGAACCTCGGCATCCCCTACATCCTCTTCCGCGGCAACGTGCAGGACGGGCGCCCGCAGGTCTACAAGGACAAGGGCTACGACGTCCACGCGAGTAACTTGTGTAGTGAGGTTCTACTTCCGAGCGGGCCGGACGAGAGCTTCGTGTGCTGCCTCTCCTCGATGAACGCCCTGCACTACGACGACTGGAAGGACACCGACGCGGTCGAGACGCTGACGCAGTTCCTCGACGCGGTGATGCAGGAGTTTATCGACGGGGCCAAGGGGATGGCGCACATGGACCGGGCCGTGCGCTTTGCGGAGCGCCACCGGGCGATCGGGATCGGCATCCTGGGCTGGCACTCCTACCTGCAGTCGAACAGGATTCCGTTCGAGTCGGCGGAGGCCAGCCTGACCGGGGCCGAGATCGCGAAAACGATCAAGGAACGCTCCTACGCGGCGTCCGCCGAGCTCGCCGACCGCTTCGGCGAGCCGCCGGTCCTGGAGGGCTACGGGCGACGCAACGCCACCACGATGGCCGTGGCGCCGACCAAGTCCAGCAGCTTCATCCTCGGGCAGGTGAGCCCGTCCATCGAGCCGATCAAGAGCAACTACTTCGTGCAGGACCGGGCGAAGATGAAGGTCACGTACAAGAACCCCCACCTGAAAGCGCTCCTGCAGGAAAAGGGCCGCGACACCGACGCGGTGTGGGACGAGATCGCGCTGCGCGACGGGTCGGTGCAGCACCTCGACTTCCTGTCCGACGAGGAGAAGGACGTCTTCAAAACCTTCAGCGAGATCAGTCAGATGGCAATTATCGACCAGGCCGCCGGGCGGCAGAAGCACATCGACCAGTCGCAGTCCCTCAACCTGGCGATTGACCCGGGCTCCACGCCGGTCAAGGACATCAACCGGCTCTACGTCGAGGCCTGGAAGAAGGGCGTCAAGTCCCTCTACTACCAGCACGGCGTGAACGCGGCGCAGAGCTTCTCGCGCGACCTGCTGGCCTGCAAGGCGTGCGAGGCGTAG
- a CDS encoding acyl-CoA thioesterase, with the protein MAPSPSPDSRPAAVLDEAAETRIVHAVFPGDTNHYHTLFGGTALEWMDQAAFICATRWCRTKVVTVRTSEIDYKHPVPEGTIVELIARIADTGTTSLTVRVDMFIEPMDEHDRTLACTGQFTLVALDDQDNPTPVPGPASATQDEPQA; encoded by the coding sequence ATGGCCCCTTCCCCTTCGCCGGATTCGCGTCCCGCCGCCGTCCTCGACGAGGCAGCGGAGACGCGCATCGTCCACGCCGTGTTTCCCGGTGACACGAACCACTACCACACGCTCTTCGGCGGCACGGCCCTGGAATGGATGGACCAGGCCGCGTTCATCTGCGCGACGCGCTGGTGCCGGACGAAGGTCGTGACGGTCCGCACGAGCGAGATCGACTACAAGCATCCCGTCCCCGAGGGCACGATCGTCGAGCTCATCGCCCGGATCGCGGACACGGGCACGACGTCCCTCACCGTCCGCGTCGACATGTTCATCGAGCCGATGGACGAGCACGACCGGACGCTCGCCTGCACCGGCCAATTTACCCTCGTGGCCCTGGACGACCAGGACAACCCGACGCCGGTGCCCGGCCCCGCGTCCGCAACGCAGGACGAGCCGCAGGCGTGA
- a CDS encoding MFS transporter — MQRGLLILGILLISLNLRPALASVGPLVENIRGATGLSNAALGLLTTLPLLAFGLVSALTPLATRRLGTEGALAAALSLVAVGTLARAAPSTAPLFGGTVLFGVGIALGNVLLPSLVKRDFPEHSGVMTSLYSSGIGAGAAIGAGTTVPLAGALGWRGALGAWAVPAVAALLVWLPQLRAGAPARASYDIGDSLRALARSSLAWQVALFMGLQSLTFYIALAWLPGFLQARGFDPAAAGGLLALSQVMGVAGSAVVPTWAARRADQRRTICLLALVEGTALAGLAWPGAPLASLWVSVLGFVLGGTFGLALLLLVLRAADAETATELSGMAQSVGYLVAAAGPAVFGLLHDLTGGWAAPLALLAFALVAKTAVGLRAGRPGQIRPGR, encoded by the coding sequence TTGCAGCGCGGCCTTCTGATTCTGGGCATCCTGCTGATTTCGCTCAACCTGCGCCCGGCGCTTGCGAGCGTGGGCCCGCTCGTGGAGAACATTCGCGGGGCCACGGGCCTCTCCAACGCGGCCCTCGGTCTGCTCACGACGCTGCCGCTTTTGGCCTTTGGGCTTGTCTCGGCGCTCACGCCGTTGGCGACGCGGCGGCTGGGCACCGAGGGGGCACTGGCCGCGGCGCTCTCGCTCGTCGCGGTCGGGACGCTTGCGCGAGCGGCCCCCTCAACGGCGCCCCTCTTCGGGGGCACGGTGCTCTTTGGGGTGGGCATCGCGCTGGGCAACGTGCTCCTGCCCTCGCTCGTCAAGCGGGACTTTCCGGAGCACTCCGGCGTGATGACCAGCCTTTATTCGAGCGGGATCGGGGCGGGCGCGGCGATTGGGGCGGGGACGACCGTCCCGCTGGCCGGGGCGCTCGGCTGGCGGGGCGCTTTGGGGGCGTGGGCCGTGCCCGCGGTCGCCGCCCTCCTGGTGTGGCTGCCCCAGCTCCGAGCCGGTGCGCCCGCCCGTGCGTCCTACGACATCGGTGACTCGCTTCGGGCCCTTGCACGCTCGTCGCTGGCGTGGCAGGTCGCCCTCTTCATGGGCCTGCAGTCGCTCACGTTTTACATCGCCCTCGCCTGGCTGCCGGGCTTCCTGCAGGCGCGTGGCTTCGATCCGGCCGCCGCGGGCGGGCTGCTTGCGCTCTCGCAGGTGATGGGGGTGGCCGGCTCGGCGGTCGTGCCGACGTGGGCCGCGCGACGGGCGGACCAGCGGCGCACCATCTGCCTGCTCGCGCTCGTGGAGGGGACCGCGCTGGCCGGGCTGGCGTGGCCCGGGGCGCCGCTGGCCTCCCTGTGGGTCTCGGTCCTCGGCTTCGTCCTGGGCGGTACGTTCGGGCTGGCGCTGCTCCTGCTCGTCCTGCGGGCCGCCGATGCCGAGACGGCAACCGAGCTGTCGGGCATGGCGCAGTCGGTCGGCTACCTCGTGGCGGCGGCCGGGCCGGCGGTCTTTGGCTTGCTGCACGACCTCACGGGTGGGTGGGCGGCCCCCCTCGCCCTCCTGGCGTTTGCCCTCGTGGCAAAGACGGCCGTGGGCCTGCGTGCGGGGCGGCCCGGCCAGATCCGTCCGGGCAGGTAA
- a CDS encoding CHRD domain-containing protein has translation MFTFSRAFAALLLAGLLVLAGCDSSDSGMDDQQTQKPSVERSVTFNTQALDLMAGDTELRLANVTASEGDTLVVTTDNGDGAFGDETVVATRPVTSDLDGDEVLVDVGQDAGPVDHAAHVSTDGTISGVEASSQTAAVYAINQFQWADEAYDGPVGAVTVDAIEVLYQGNVGAKTLSIDLHTGNSSSGQVGAFIGISERDLAVNEVHENVALDVLEPVDPNDDSPQQVFDTIEETGDFFAMIHRGPAGLAPNPNLAGPGAATGTPPFLGDADGYRVPAQQPALATTTGPGTGGDFANVEVNVPDVRLSDLPTTTYEATIEGSQITDDARGSAPGAIPTSETSTGSGSAELEFVVRDGEIQLDYTITLQGLNFDKVLRGTKNANASSQDLNKLIGLHLHTNVRGRLGPVSFAVVGQGDPQTTVTRGVELSNGDLVNTSHLIASNVPASRPNRAIGFNPGIAAEGLTGDSDRTLTYDSANNELTIEGTWTREEGDAEGLSSARAPAGDASIEPAGGIEFVTTPAQMAQRIVDQNIQPGGDTPFSLNHHTAENLNGEMRGQIVATQ, from the coding sequence ATGTTTACATTTTCGCGCGCCTTTGCTGCGCTGCTTCTGGCGGGCCTCCTGGTTCTGGCCGGCTGTGACAGCAGCGACTCCGGGATGGACGATCAGCAGACACAGAAGCCGTCCGTCGAACGAAGTGTGACGTTTAACACGCAAGCCCTTGACCTGATGGCGGGGGACACTGAGCTCCGGCTCGCCAACGTGACGGCCAGCGAAGGAGACACGCTCGTCGTGACGACCGACAATGGCGACGGTGCCTTTGGCGATGAGACTGTCGTTGCTACCCGACCGGTCACCTCGGACCTTGATGGAGACGAGGTTCTGGTCGATGTCGGGCAGGACGCCGGTCCAGTGGACCACGCCGCTCACGTCTCGACCGACGGGACGATCTCCGGCGTAGAGGCAAGCAGCCAGACGGCGGCCGTCTACGCAATCAATCAGTTCCAATGGGCCGACGAGGCCTACGATGGGCCCGTGGGGGCAGTCACGGTCGACGCGATTGAGGTTCTCTATCAGGGGAACGTCGGCGCGAAGACGCTCTCAATCGACCTCCACACCGGAAACAGCTCGTCCGGTCAGGTAGGGGCGTTCATCGGCATCAGCGAGAGGGACCTAGCCGTCAATGAGGTCCATGAGAACGTGGCGCTCGATGTCCTCGAGCCGGTCGACCCGAACGACGACTCTCCCCAGCAGGTCTTCGACACGATTGAGGAGACCGGCGACTTCTTCGCGATGATCCACCGCGGCCCGGCGGGCCTTGCGCCGAATCCGAACCTCGCAGGTCCAGGCGCGGCGACGGGCACGCCTCCCTTCCTCGGTGATGCGGATGGCTACCGCGTTCCGGCCCAGCAGCCCGCCCTCGCGACGACTACTGGTCCGGGGACCGGCGGCGACTTCGCGAATGTTGAAGTCAACGTGCCGGACGTAAGACTATCGGACCTCCCAACGACCACCTACGAGGCGACAATCGAGGGCTCGCAAATCACCGACGATGCACGAGGTTCTGCACCGGGTGCAATTCCGACGAGTGAAACGTCAACTGGAAGTGGGTCCGCGGAGCTCGAATTTGTCGTGCGTGACGGGGAGATCCAGCTCGACTACACGATTACCCTTCAGGGCTTGAACTTCGATAAGGTCCTTCGAGGCACGAAGAACGCCAACGCCTCCAGCCAAGACCTAAACAAGCTGATTGGGCTTCACCTCCACACCAACGTCCGTGGGCGGCTCGGCCCGGTGTCCTTTGCGGTCGTGGGACAGGGCGACCCGCAAACTACCGTGACTCGTGGCGTGGAGCTTTCCAACGGCGACCTGGTGAATACGTCTCATCTAATCGCATCCAACGTGCCGGCCAGCCGCCCGAATCGGGCCATTGGCTTCAATCCCGGCATCGCGGCGGAGGGGCTCACCGGCGATTCGGACCGGACGTTGACCTACGATTCTGCGAACAACGAGCTCACGATTGAAGGCACCTGGACCCGAGAGGAAGGAGACGCTGAGGGCCTTTCCTCAGCCCGCGCGCCAGCCGGGGATGCCTCGATCGAGCCGGCCGGTGGGATCGAGTTCGTGACGACGCCGGCGCAGATGGCCCAACGGATCGTGGACCAGAACATCCAGCCCGGTGGGGACACGCCGTTCTCCCTCAACCACCACACCGCCGAGAACCTTAACGGCGAGATGCGCGGCCAGATTGTCGCGACGCAGTAG
- a CDS encoding ferredoxin--NADP reductase — MASDTLETTLTSIHEMTPRVKQFVLEANGHTFSYEPGQHIVIEFEQDGDTVQRPYTPVNLPGTGALALGIKRYEDGTASTWMHDRSVGEEITITKPSGNLHLRDLDRDVVFLSTGTGITPMIAMLKQYFSEGSGRAAFLYGERTQEDIMYRETLDHLSAGRDNLEVLYSLSDEDWDGPTGHVQTHLGDVVDGRFEDPHYYICGIPPMVVDSEEMLQEEGVDDGRIFTEGWESDAV, encoded by the coding sequence ATGGCTTCCGACACGCTAGAGACCACACTTACCTCCATCCACGAAATGACCCCTCGGGTCAAGCAATTCGTGCTGGAGGCAAACGGACACACCTTCTCGTACGAACCAGGCCAGCACATCGTCATCGAATTTGAGCAGGATGGGGACACGGTGCAGCGCCCCTACACGCCGGTCAACCTGCCGGGCACCGGGGCCCTAGCCCTCGGCATCAAGCGCTACGAGGACGGCACGGCCTCGACCTGGATGCACGACCGGTCGGTAGGGGAGGAGATCACAATTACCAAGCCCAGCGGCAACCTGCATCTGCGCGACTTGGACCGAGATGTCGTGTTCCTCTCGACCGGGACGGGCATCACCCCAATGATCGCGATGCTCAAGCAGTACTTTAGCGAGGGCAGCGGCCGGGCGGCGTTCCTCTACGGGGAGCGGACGCAGGAGGACATCATGTACCGGGAGACCCTTGACCACCTGTCCGCGGGCCGCGACAATCTGGAGGTGCTCTACTCCCTGTCCGACGAGGACTGGGACGGGCCGACCGGGCACGTACAGACCCACCTGGGCGATGTGGTGGACGGGCGCTTCGAGGACCCGCACTACTACATCTGCGGGATCCCCCCGATGGTGGTCGACAGCGAAGAGATGCTGCAGGAGGAGGGCGTCGACGACGGCCGCATCTTCACCGAGGGCTGGGAAAGCGACGCGGTATAA
- a CDS encoding helix-turn-helix transcriptional regulator, whose product MDEPPLLQALLGGTRRQIVQLLRPEDRTVRELADHLGLTRNAVRAQLSNLKSDGIVEVTGRRPTERKPEHVYGLTRKAEDLFPKPYDTLLNTLLSVLQKTEWVNADPILEETGRRLGQMEKPDVLVSEASVRVGHARDVLEEMGGLPQVHEEGQQYRLEGSSCPLSASVRAHGEVACDLARAMIEELTELPVERRCDADGECPQCEFVVDAT is encoded by the coding sequence ATGGACGAGCCCCCGCTTCTGCAAGCCCTCCTTGGTGGAACCCGTCGCCAGATCGTTCAGCTGCTTCGGCCGGAGGACCGCACGGTTCGAGAACTGGCCGACCACCTGGGGCTTACGCGAAATGCCGTCCGAGCACAGCTCTCGAATCTGAAGTCCGACGGCATCGTGGAGGTTACAGGCCGGCGCCCCACTGAGCGGAAGCCGGAGCACGTCTACGGGCTCACCCGGAAGGCGGAAGATCTCTTTCCGAAGCCGTACGATACGCTTTTGAACACCCTCCTCTCCGTTCTTCAGAAGACGGAATGGGTGAATGCAGACCCAATCCTTGAGGAAACCGGGCGGCGGCTCGGGCAGATGGAAAAACCGGATGTGCTGGTTTCGGAAGCTTCCGTGCGGGTCGGCCACGCCCGCGACGTGCTTGAAGAGATGGGCGGTCTTCCGCAAGTGCATGAGGAAGGACAACAGTACCGCCTGGAGGGCAGCAGCTGCCCCCTGTCCGCCAGCGTGCGGGCTCACGGAGAGGTAGCCTGTGACCTGGCACGGGCAATGATTGAGGAGCTGACCGAGCTCCCCGTTGAGCGGCGCTGCGACGCTGATGGGGAGTGTCCTCAGTGCGAGTTTGTCGTCGATGCGACGTAG
- a CDS encoding HDOD domain-containing protein — MIENDSDLQVPPLPWALPEVLGPLHESGFAGAEAVSAAVDCDPRLESGILRRINSHLRRPIGELGPAVQMIGPVTAAGLVVELSMRRWRPLRDGPAGPQLTRLIYHSEATAALTQRLLRGSSGGGEPPDGDDPSKEAPDPSRDHPPRNQPEPSAEEAAPTQSAPMWASFEWKGFAQGLICDLGKLVLLHSYPEKAAALYSQDRTDRGYGNADPQVMEQAAFGCDHVEAAAWAAETLHLPEPLADAATQRRGSTVGGNQGVHAARVANLLTKTMAPELAGISATSATRDWETCAEHPAWKAWVEDASRPSLEAVTEEFSKETVLYTRFLLDLPVAESFSD, encoded by the coding sequence GTGATTGAAAACGATTCCGACTTGCAGGTGCCCCCGCTTCCCTGGGCGCTTCCTGAAGTTCTGGGGCCTCTCCACGAGTCAGGCTTCGCCGGCGCGGAGGCCGTTTCTGCGGCGGTAGACTGCGACCCCCGGCTTGAGAGCGGGATCCTACGCCGCATCAACAGCCATCTTCGACGGCCGATCGGCGAGCTGGGCCCGGCCGTTCAAATGATCGGTCCGGTCACGGCGGCGGGGCTGGTCGTTGAGCTGAGCATGCGAAGGTGGCGCCCCCTTCGAGACGGGCCGGCCGGCCCGCAACTGACCCGCCTCATCTACCACAGCGAAGCGACGGCCGCTCTCACCCAACGGCTGTTGCGCGGGTCGTCGGGCGGGGGCGAGCCGCCGGACGGGGACGACCCGTCGAAGGAGGCGCCCGACCCCTCCCGGGACCACCCGCCTCGGAACCAGCCGGAGCCCTCCGCGGAGGAGGCCGCCCCGACGCAATCCGCCCCGATGTGGGCCTCCTTCGAGTGGAAGGGATTCGCCCAGGGACTCATCTGCGACCTGGGCAAACTCGTGCTTCTCCACAGCTACCCGGAGAAAGCGGCCGCCCTCTACAGCCAGGACCGAACGGACCGGGGATACGGGAACGCGGATCCGCAGGTCATGGAGCAGGCGGCCTTCGGGTGCGATCACGTCGAGGCCGCAGCGTGGGCGGCCGAGACGCTGCATCTCCCTGAGCCCCTGGCCGATGCCGCGACGCAGCGCCGCGGCAGCACCGTGGGGGGGAATCAGGGCGTGCATGCGGCCCGAGTGGCGAATCTGTTGACGAAAACGATGGCCCCGGAGCTCGCAGGGATCAGCGCAACCAGTGCGACGCGCGACTGGGAGACGTGCGCCGAGCATCCGGCCTGGAAGGCCTGGGTGGAAGACGCTTCGAGGCCGAGCCTGGAGGCCGTGACGGAGGAGTTTTCGAAGGAGACGGTCCTCTACACCCGGTTCCTTCTGGACCTGCCGGTGGCGGAGTCGTTCTCGGATTGA
- a CDS encoding methyl-accepting chemotaxis protein has product MLTQLFGSGDSTRTDAQSPVGNAGHDADGSPIQDDEGSSGVTEAALIEGVHRSMGVIEFRPDGTVEAANENFLDLIGYELGEIKGEHHRIFVEDEYARSEEYRAFWEKLRRGEPHEGRLKRVDKDGRVLWLQGTYVPVFGEGEEVRRIVKIANDITDRVEAENKRDTLTEQVEILLGAMDRFADGDLTVRIDAEADGDIGRLYDGFNRSVDNLQRMVEQIREVAQSTMASAGQISSSSDQMAASTEEQSAQAEEVAAAVEELNQTIDENARSVQSVAEAAEAGGQKAREGGEVVEKTTEKMEEIVSAAQETASVIEGLATSSEKIGRVVDQIDEIANQTNLLALNAAIEAARAGEDGAGTGQGFAVVAEEVRELAEEADTATDEIAEMIEQVQRETSGAVEAARRSSQKAEEGMELADRTGGAIEEVITSIGTVEEQAEEIATASEQQSATSEQIAQSVQSISTAAQGSAAGVTQVADSADELDALTERLRGAVQRFDLDKEAESPRKGPGRSAPQNHGGDGHRSEQVSL; this is encoded by the coding sequence ATGCTTACCCAACTCTTCGGATCTGGAGACTCTACACGGACGGACGCACAATCACCTGTGGGCAACGCTGGACACGACGCCGACGGCAGCCCCATCCAGGACGACGAGGGCAGCTCAGGAGTGACCGAGGCCGCCCTCATTGAGGGCGTCCACCGGTCGATGGGTGTCATCGAATTTCGCCCCGACGGGACCGTTGAGGCCGCCAACGAAAATTTCCTCGATCTCATCGGGTACGAGCTCGGGGAGATCAAGGGCGAGCATCACCGCATCTTTGTGGAGGACGAATATGCCCGGTCGGAGGAGTACCGCGCCTTCTGGGAGAAGCTTCGGCGCGGGGAGCCGCACGAAGGCCGCCTGAAACGAGTCGACAAGGACGGTCGCGTGCTGTGGCTTCAGGGCACATACGTTCCGGTGTTTGGGGAGGGGGAGGAGGTCCGGAGGATCGTCAAAATCGCAAACGACATCACCGATCGGGTCGAGGCCGAAAACAAGCGGGACACCCTCACCGAGCAGGTGGAGATCCTCTTGGGCGCGATGGACCGGTTCGCGGATGGGGACCTGACCGTACGGATCGATGCGGAGGCGGACGGAGACATCGGGCGCCTCTACGACGGCTTCAACCGATCGGTGGACAACCTCCAGCGGATGGTCGAGCAAATCCGAGAGGTGGCCCAATCGACCATGGCGTCGGCCGGTCAGATCAGCTCGTCGTCGGATCAGATGGCCGCCTCGACCGAGGAGCAGTCTGCACAGGCAGAGGAGGTGGCCGCGGCGGTGGAGGAGCTCAACCAGACGATCGACGAAAACGCCCGTAGTGTCCAGTCGGTCGCCGAGGCCGCCGAGGCCGGTGGCCAGAAGGCGCGAGAGGGCGGCGAGGTCGTCGAAAAGACGACCGAGAAGATGGAAGAAATTGTGAGCGCGGCCCAAGAGACCGCTTCGGTCATCGAGGGGCTTGCCACCTCTAGCGAAAAGATCGGCCGGGTTGTCGATCAGATCGATGAGATTGCCAACCAGACAAACCTGCTTGCGCTGAACGCGGCAATCGAGGCCGCCCGGGCCGGAGAAGACGGGGCGGGCACCGGCCAGGGGTTTGCCGTCGTTGCCGAAGAGGTGCGCGAGCTCGCCGAGGAGGCCGACACGGCGACTGATGAAATCGCTGAGATGATCGAGCAGGTTCAACGAGAAACCAGCGGCGCGGTCGAGGCAGCACGCCGAAGCAGCCAGAAGGCCGAAGAGGGAATGGAGCTTGCCGACCGGACTGGTGGGGCCATCGAGGAAGTGATCACCTCCATCGGTACGGTGGAGGAGCAGGCGGAGGAGATCGCGACCGCCTCTGAGCAGCAAAGCGCCACCAGCGAGCAAATTGCACAGAGCGTCCAGTCGATCTCGACGGCGGCTCAGGGGTCGGCGGCCGGCGTAACCCAGGTGGCCGATTCGGCCGATGAGCTCGACGCCCTCACCGAGCGCCTTCGCGGCGCGGTCCAGCGGTTCGATCTTGATAAGGAGGCCGAATCCCCCCGAAAAGGCCCGGGCAGGTCAGCGCCGCAGAACCACGGAGGCGATGGGCACCGGTCGGAACAGGTGTCTTTGTGA